A region of the Brevibacillus laterosporus genome:
TCCGATCGTAAGCATCCGGACCAATAAAAATACCAGTCCAGGTTATCGGCCGGTATTGTGGTCCCATATTTTGGATACTTACATCCCCACCAGGGAATCGATTAATAGCTAATGTTTGTTGTCCACCTAATGGTATTTCATCTGGCTTTTCGAACGTTTTTAATTCTATTCCTCCAAGGACAACTTTCATTAGTTAATCCCTCCAAACGCACCGCGTCCCATAGTCATGTTCGCTCTTTGAGTAGATCGGCCAAGCTCATTCATGACTTCACGTTTAATACGTTTAACTAATGCTTCGGAATCTTCTCCTGGTTGTTGATAGATATTGAAATGTAAATCTGGTAGTTGTGTTTTGTCGCTGTATCCAGAACTTTTATTTTGAGAGATTCTACTGTTGAGGTTGGGCTGAACTTCAATAGACCCATTCAAGTTACGACGTAAAGTATCTGCCACTGACCCCGCCGCTGACTCTAAATGTGGAAGATAATCAGTAATGCCTGAGCTGAGCATTTTCATTAAATTAGGAGCCCATTTATCTGATTTCGAAGCAGGCCCTTTCTTTGTTGGAGAGGACCAACCAATGAAATTCTTAACGGTTTCGGAAACATCTTCAACTGATTTCTGTACCCAAGCAATTCCGTTAGTTATGCCTTGAGCTAGCATCTTCATTAAGTTTTCACCCCATTGAACCGCTTCAGAAGGTAGAGAAGATAACCAGTCCCATACAGCCGATGCTTTCTCTTTAATGTATTGCCACAAGGCAGTCATTTTGTCTCGGAATCCTAAGAAATTGGTATTCCAAGCCACTATACCAGCTACCACTAAAGCTGTAACTCCGGCTATAATCCATGCAACTGGTCCTAGTCCAATTATCCAAGCTAATGCAAAACGTCCACCCATCCACAATGCACGAGCAGCCAACCAAGTAAAACTTCCGCCTAGTTTCGCAATTTGCAAAAGCCCTATTCCAATTAGCTTTGCATTCGACCCCATAATTCTAGCGAACAGACCTCCGAAGCGAGTGATGATGGGAAATATACCAATCATTCGTTTGCCTACAGCAAAAAAGGCGGTACCGATTCGCGTAATTCCTGATACACCAGGTATTTTTTTGAGAAGGCCAAAGGTTTTAGTTAGTAGACCACCAAACAGTTTAAGTTCAACTTTACCCTGTACCCATGCGGCAAAAAACTTAACAGGACCCCCGATTCTACCTACAGCGCTCATTACCCCTCTTAGCTTACTTAATGTCGATACAGTCTTGTCGAGGGCTTTACCGCCTATAAATAGCGCCCCTATTCCTCCTGCTGTTTTTAGCCAACCAGGTGGCTTCCATGACAATGTTTCTTTTCCTTCTGGATCGTTACCCACTTTTTCACTTTTTCGCGTGAAACCAAGGAAACTTTCTATTTTTCCTTTATTTGTACTTATCCATCCTTCTATCCGCTTAAACTGTTCTTCTAACGAGTCGCCAACAGCTTTAAAAACCGGAACTACATTTACTTTGAGCCAATCGACCACAGGAGATATGGACTCTTTTATTCCTTTCCATACAGCCTCTGCATAAGGCTTTAACGTATCCCAATTTTCATAAATTAGATACGCTGCCCCTGCAATAGCGCCTATAGCAAGAGTAATTCCTCCACCCCAAAATAGAATGGATCTAAAACCAATCCCCATCATTTGGAGAGCTAGTTGCATTCCTTTAAATGCTGAAACGGTAACAAGAACCGCTCCGCTTAGTATCAAAAAGATGCTTGTGCCCATTGCCATTGTGGTCATAAATTTTGTAACAGCCGGATTATCATCTAAGTATTTAATTACTTTCGCAAGAGTTTCAGTTAAAACGTTAAAGGCTGGTATCACCATTTCCATGATCGGCTTCCCGATTTGCAAGCCAATCGTTTCTAATTGCCCAGACGCAACGTGTTTTTGACCGACAAAGCTCTGCCGGATCGTATCTATTTGGTCGTGTAAGTGTTTCTGTTGCTCCATTTGTCCTTTTAGCTTTTGAAACATCTCCGTATGACTTGAGATTATGGCAAAATCCTGGCCTTGCTCACCAAAAATATGATTCATCATGGCAGCCCATTCAAGGTCACCACCTGAAAATGCTTTTCCAGTCATACTTTTAGCTGATTCTTGAATTTTTTTAAGATCATCAGCAGATGTTTGCGATATAAACTTGGTGCTATTACTACTTTTTTTCTTAAAAACTTCGTATTTATTGTGGAGAATATCTATCATTTCAGCATAGCTTTTAATGTGGTTTTTATCTTCTAATAGTGCGGCATTATCAAATCCTACAATTTTTTTTGCGCCACCCTTTGAAGTAACCTCTTTAATACCTTCTAACAAACCTGCTTCTGCCATAGCAGCTAACTGCTTTTGGCCACCTTTTGTATTCAAATACTTAAAAGGATTTACTCGCTCGGCAAAATCCTTAATGTGGGTACCTGCCATTGAACCTTCCACGCCTGCTCGGGCAGCCATTGCAGTAGCCAACAAGTTGTCTTGTTCTGTCCAACCAAGGTGTTTAACTACAGGCATGCTGTATTTAAAACTTTCCCCTAGACTTTCAGAGCTAGCATGCGTTACGTTAATAACGCGGTTCATCGTATCGGCAAACTCTTGCATCCTTTTTAAGTCGTTTGTGATACCTGCATCCTCGGCCATACGCGCAAAGTTGTACGCTGATCGTTCTGCTGAACCAGATTTCCCCATACCTACTTCAATTTCTGCTAAATAGGTCGACTCCTTCAAAACGTCGTTTAATA
Encoded here:
- a CDS encoding phage tail tape measure protein, which translates into the protein MDRATQETQKKMEYFKNLGWVGASIGAAGAAGLYALQKLADKAGDVQMQLIQLGGVYGLNLDDSQLVDLEKKAQDLSQQTLFSQKEVLGIDLELAHAGISKDVLNDVLKESTYLAEIEVGMGKSGSAERSAYNFARMAEDAGITNDLKRMQEFADTMNRVINVTHASSESLGESFKYSMPVVKHLGWTEQDNLLATAMAARAGVEGSMAGTHIKDFAERVNPFKYLNTKGGQKQLAAMAEAGLLEGIKEVTSKGGAKKIVGFDNAALLEDKNHIKSYAEMIDILHNKYEVFKKKSSNSTKFISQTSADDLKKIQESAKSMTGKAFSGGDLEWAAMMNHIFGEQGQDFAIISSHTEMFQKLKGQMEQQKHLHDQIDTIRQSFVGQKHVASGQLETIGLQIGKPIMEMVIPAFNVLTETLAKVIKYLDDNPAVTKFMTTMAMGTSIFLILSGAVLVTVSAFKGMQLALQMMGIGFRSILFWGGGITLAIGAIAGAAYLIYENWDTLKPYAEAVWKGIKESISPVVDWLKVNVVPVFKAVGDSLEEQFKRIEGWISTNKGKIESFLGFTRKSEKVGNDPEGKETLSWKPPGWLKTAGGIGALFIGGKALDKTVSTLSKLRGVMSAVGRIGGPVKFFAAWVQGKVELKLFGGLLTKTFGLLKKIPGVSGITRIGTAFFAVGKRMIGIFPIITRFGGLFARIMGSNAKLIGIGLLQIAKLGGSFTWLAARALWMGGRFALAWIIGLGPVAWIIAGVTALVVAGIVAWNTNFLGFRDKMTALWQYIKEKASAVWDWLSSLPSEAVQWGENLMKMLAQGITNGIAWVQKSVEDVSETVKNFIGWSSPTKKGPASKSDKWAPNLMKMLSSGITDYLPHLESAAGSVADTLRRNLNGSIEVQPNLNSRISQNKSSGYSDKTQLPDLHFNIYQQPGEDSEALVKRIKREVMNELGRSTQRANMTMGRGAFGGIN